One genomic window of Thermoanaerobacterales bacterium includes the following:
- a CDS encoding type II toxin-antitoxin system PemK/MazF family toxin, with amino-acid sequence MPGNVPRPGDIYQVSLEGTGRVLRGPHYAVFVSDEPFNYLSTVVTVPLSSGPRPASFRPEMPLHGKTTRALPDQIRAIVKHRLKDFQGNVADTSFFLALRIALGELFSLQKP; translated from the coding sequence ATGCCGGGCAACGTGCCGCGCCCGGGAGACATCTACCAGGTCAGCCTCGAAGGCACCGGTCGAGTCCTCAGAGGCCCTCACTATGCGGTGTTTGTCTCCGACGAACCCTTCAATTATCTCTCCACAGTGGTTACGGTTCCTCTCTCTTCGGGCCCCAGGCCCGCTTCCTTCCGCCCGGAAATGCCTCTGCACGGAAAGACAACTCGTGCCCTGCCCGACCAGATACGCGCTATTGTTAAGCACCGGTTGAAGGATTTCCAGGGAAATGTGGCAGATACCTCTTTTTTTCTGGCCCTCAGGATTGCCCTGGGCGAACTGTTTTCTCTGCAGAAACCGTGA
- a CDS encoding diguanylate cyclase, whose amino-acid sequence MRRKIISKLIGDNAVFSLQHRIFNVIALMGIIMSFSACLVNYALKLGTLTVIVPFGCGIMALGLYLMSIIGRKYTVPAVVTVIILSFVFFPAMWIINGGTYGSIPYYMLLNAGITVVLLAGLKRMLILAFYFVAVGALIAAEYRIPGLVTSYDSELIRYLDSSFGYVVCLVSTAALFAVLVDSYAKERQRAEEYLAVLERQNEEIEAKNRMLEASNAELKEAKEKAEDLNRLLHKEKEKLQKLSITDDLTGVYNRMYITARLREEVEASRKRQRKLVVALIDIDNFKRVNDTHGHLFGDCVLKRVGETIAAGLRQTDIVGRYGGEEFLLVLPDTGLENGYAVVERIRRKILDLKWENDLKVTISGGITELDGAQVTDLLTQADRLLYQAKDRGRNRIEKEPA is encoded by the coding sequence GTGAGGAGAAAGATAATTTCTAAACTTATCGGCGACAACGCCGTGTTTTCCCTTCAACACCGGATATTTAACGTGATCGCCCTAATGGGGATCATCATGTCTTTTTCAGCCTGTCTGGTAAATTACGCTCTTAAGCTGGGAACATTAACGGTAATCGTGCCCTTTGGATGCGGCATTATGGCGCTAGGGCTGTACCTGATGTCTATTATTGGCAGGAAGTATACCGTCCCGGCAGTGGTAACCGTTATCATATTAAGCTTTGTCTTTTTCCCAGCGATGTGGATTATTAACGGCGGGACTTATGGTAGTATTCCTTACTACATGCTCTTAAATGCCGGCATAACCGTGGTCTTGCTTGCAGGTTTGAAGAGAATGCTGATCCTGGCCTTTTACTTTGTGGCCGTAGGTGCCCTTATTGCCGCAGAGTATCGGATTCCGGGCCTTGTAACGAGCTATGACTCCGAACTGATCAGGTACTTGGATTCATCTTTCGGGTATGTCGTTTGTTTGGTTTCCACGGCGGCACTGTTCGCCGTTCTTGTCGATAGTTATGCAAAAGAACGCCAAAGGGCGGAGGAATATCTGGCTGTGCTTGAGAGACAGAATGAAGAAATAGAGGCTAAGAATAGGATGTTGGAGGCAAGTAACGCGGAGCTGAAAGAAGCAAAGGAAAAGGCAGAAGACCTGAACAGGCTGCTACACAAAGAAAAAGAAAAACTCCAGAAGTTATCGATCACCGATGATTTGACTGGCGTTTACAACAGAATGTATATTACCGCCCGTCTCAGGGAGGAAGTCGAGGCATCGCGCAAGAGACAAAGGAAGCTTGTAGTGGCCCTGATTGACATAGACAACTTCAAGCGCGTTAATGATACGCACGGACATCTATTTGGAGACTGCGTGCTGAAAAGGGTTGGCGAAACCATTGCCGCCGGCTTGCGGCAAACCGATATAGTAGGACGTTACGGGGGCGAGGAGTTTTTGCTCGTGTTGCCCGACACCGGCCTGGAAAATGGGTACGCGGTTGTGGAACGCATCCGCAGGAAGATATTGGACTTGAAGTGGGAGAATGACCTGAAAGTGACGATTAGCGGCGGTATCACTGAGCTGGACGGCGCCCAGGTGACCGACTTGCTGACGCAGGCCGACAGACTGTTATACCAGGCAAAAGACAGAGGCAGGAACCGGATAGAAAAAGAGCCTGCTTGA
- a CDS encoding YkgJ family cysteine cluster protein yields MPAVSSRNETVMRPGDPIGFSCRLCGRCCREVKLLLTPYDVWTLARRLGIGTGSFLAEFAVLALIPDYGRRIRVYLEPLLKGPCPFLDGTLCGVYDARPTSCRLYPLGLYVGAWDDGDMRFTHWGLTRRTVRDCPGLDREATTTTVRAYLEQQSARLHLALATDYGAHLNDLYFHCDVPDEDGASLELVRSLFDLDRYDGADPGDTTPADLLKEADPAFLARYGRAKARSVQVFGRNRP; encoded by the coding sequence GTGCCCGCTGTGTCCTCCCGGAATGAAACCGTGATGCGACCCGGCGACCCGATCGGGTTCTCCTGCCGGCTGTGCGGCCGCTGCTGCCGGGAGGTTAAGCTGCTGCTGACGCCGTACGACGTCTGGACCCTCGCCCGCAGGCTGGGGATCGGTACCGGTTCGTTCCTCGCCGAGTTCGCGGTCCTCGCCCTCATCCCCGACTACGGCCGGCGCATCCGCGTGTACCTCGAGCCCCTGCTGAAGGGCCCCTGCCCTTTCCTGGACGGGACGCTCTGCGGCGTCTACGACGCCCGCCCCACATCGTGCCGGCTCTACCCCCTGGGCCTCTACGTGGGCGCGTGGGACGATGGCGACATGCGGTTCACGCACTGGGGCCTTACACGCCGCACCGTCCGTGACTGTCCCGGTCTGGACCGGGAGGCAACCACCACCACGGTCCGGGCCTACCTGGAGCAGCAGTCGGCCCGCCTCCACCTGGCTCTGGCAACGGACTACGGCGCCCACCTGAATGACCTCTATTTCCATTGCGACGTCCCCGACGAGGACGGGGCCTCGCTGGAGCTAGTCCGAAGCCTGTTTGACCTCGACCGCTACGACGGCGCCGATCCCGGGGACACTACGCCCGCCGATCTGTTGAAAGAAGCGGACCCCGCGTTCCTCGCCCGCTACGGCCGGGCGAAGGCGAGGTCCGTGCAGGTTTTCGGACGAAACCGACCATGA
- a CDS encoding stage II sporulation protein P: protein MRWLRVVLLVVLLVTSTWLTAPETKGLARAGGKAAREWGTSHPEVLIAMALPGRGWQGEEASPGMLAREALGRAAGVSLGDAQEILASQLPGVLARRPVVHLTPGPPAKPGPGVHDDGARPLVAIYSTHTGETYALDDGVERFDGRPGGVVDAARELERALAEREIDIVRSERVHDVPYAKSYLKSQKTAEELLEGHPGIDVLIDVHRDSKKDRDHSVVRINGRDAATILFIVGSDARQPFPGWRENKAFAEKLAAAAAKKYPGLCLGVRVKDGRYNQFLHPQAILVEIGGVNNHRAEALYAARLLADILADVLLFPEATPEGPRGEGGGEEKTGTVEG from the coding sequence TTGCGCTGGCTGCGGGTGGTGCTCCTGGTCGTCCTGTTGGTCACCTCCACCTGGCTTACGGCCCCGGAGACGAAGGGCCTGGCCCGGGCGGGAGGCAAAGCGGCGCGGGAGTGGGGGACAAGCCACCCGGAGGTCCTGATCGCCATGGCCCTGCCGGGACGGGGATGGCAGGGCGAGGAGGCCTCTCCGGGGATGCTCGCCCGGGAAGCCCTGGGCCGCGCCGCGGGCGTGAGCCTCGGCGACGCCCAGGAGATCCTGGCCTCGCAGCTTCCGGGTGTTTTGGCCCGGCGGCCGGTTGTCCACCTCACCCCCGGCCCGCCGGCCAAGCCCGGCCCCGGCGTCCACGATGACGGGGCCCGTCCGCTGGTGGCCATCTACAGCACCCACACCGGCGAGACCTACGCCCTGGACGACGGCGTCGAACGCTTTGACGGCCGGCCGGGAGGGGTGGTCGACGCCGCCCGCGAGCTTGAGCGGGCGCTGGCCGAACGGGAAATCGACATCGTCCGTTCGGAACGGGTGCACGACGTCCCTTACGCCAAGTCCTACCTGAAGTCGCAAAAGACGGCCGAAGAACTCCTGGAGGGCCATCCCGGGATCGACGTCTTGATCGATGTCCACCGGGACAGCAAGAAGGACCGGGACCACAGCGTGGTCCGTATCAACGGCCGGGACGCGGCGACGATCCTGTTTATCGTCGGCTCCGACGCCCGCCAGCCGTTCCCCGGCTGGCGTGAGAACAAGGCCTTCGCCGAGAAACTGGCCGCCGCCGCCGCGAAGAAGTACCCCGGCCTCTGCCTGGGGGTGCGGGTCAAGGACGGGCGGTACAACCAGTTCCTGCACCCGCAGGCCATCCTGGTCGAGATCGGGGGCGTGAACAACCACCGGGCCGAGGCCCTCTACGCGGCGCGCCTCCTGGCCGACATCCTGGCCGACGTGCTGCTATTCCCGGAGGCGACTCCGGAAGGGCCGCGGGGTGAAGGGGGAGGGGAGGAGAAAACCGGAACCGTGGAGGGATGA
- a CDS encoding phage holin family protein: MAENNVRQTWIGAIIRFVVSALVLMIVSWVSPGFVVKGGFVGALIAAAVIAILGWLAETLLGDRISPQSRGLVGFIVAAVVIYLAQFIIPGLLSVSIIGALIAAFVIGLIDAFVPTMLR, translated from the coding sequence GTGGCGGAAAACAATGTTCGGCAAACCTGGATCGGGGCGATCATCCGTTTCGTTGTGTCCGCGTTGGTGCTCATGATCGTAAGTTGGGTTTCGCCCGGTTTCGTGGTCAAGGGTGGCTTTGTCGGCGCGCTGATTGCCGCGGCGGTAATCGCTATCCTGGGCTGGCTGGCGGAGACCCTGCTCGGCGACCGGATCTCGCCGCAGAGCCGCGGCCTGGTCGGCTTCATCGTCGCCGCCGTGGTCATCTACCTGGCGCAGTTTATTATCCCCGGCCTGCTGTCGGTCAGCATCATCGGGGCCCTGATTGCGGCCTTCGTCATCGGTCTTATCGATGCTTTTGTCCCGACAATGCTGCGCTAG
- the rpsT gene encoding 30S ribosomal protein S20 has product MAKNRSALKRAEIIRKRTLRNRALRSTLRTAIKRFETSLSAGAEDVSEKLRKALVTIDKAVTKGILHKNAAARKKSRLMKKFNAAS; this is encoded by the coding sequence GTGGCGAAGAACCGGTCGGCATTGAAACGGGCTGAAATCATCCGCAAGCGCACCCTGCGCAACCGGGCCCTGCGGTCCACGCTGCGTACCGCGATCAAGAGGTTTGAGACGAGTCTCAGCGCGGGCGCCGAGGATGTCTCCGAAAAGCTGCGGAAGGCGCTTGTGACCATCGATAAAGCCGTGACCAAGGGCATCCTGCATAAGAATGCGGCGGCGCGCAAGAAGTCCCGCCTGATGAAAAAGTTTAACGCGGCTTCGTAA
- the holA gene encoding DNA polymerase III subunit delta: MAMQYYLELVKNVREGDIAPVYLFHGEEVFLHARAVKMLQESLLTPAAAAFDCDVLDGEETEPPAVVRAAETPPVLGARRLVIVRHAPGLGEQPGKGTGKGGGRGDVHALELYLENPVPATCLVLVHSGPVDRRRRLYRLITEKGRAIDFTPLSEADRLRWVAKRVREAGKTAEPAALRRLVVSSTGGLAGLEQDLNKVLCYVGDRRGIVEDDVAALVIPPAEETVFAVIDAIGEKRARPALEGLATLLRAGDEPLRILGMLARQFRIILAAGDLARRGMAAPAIARELGLKTFVVRRALEQGRAIPPRRAVEALAGIRDIDLAVKTGQRDFYPAAADLILHICSGK; encoded by the coding sequence ATGGCCATGCAGTATTACCTGGAGTTGGTCAAGAACGTGCGGGAGGGGGACATTGCCCCCGTCTATCTCTTCCACGGCGAAGAGGTCTTCCTGCACGCCCGGGCGGTCAAAATGCTGCAGGAGTCCCTGCTGACTCCGGCGGCCGCGGCCTTTGATTGTGACGTCCTGGACGGGGAGGAGACCGAACCGCCGGCGGTGGTCCGGGCGGCCGAGACGCCGCCCGTCCTGGGGGCGAGGAGACTGGTGATCGTCCGGCACGCCCCCGGCCTGGGCGAGCAGCCCGGCAAAGGCACCGGCAAAGGCGGCGGGCGGGGGGATGTCCATGCCCTGGAACTCTACCTTGAGAACCCCGTTCCGGCCACCTGCCTGGTCCTGGTCCACTCCGGTCCGGTGGACCGCCGGCGCCGGCTTTATCGCCTGATTACCGAAAAGGGGCGGGCCATCGACTTCACTCCCCTGAGCGAGGCCGACCGCCTGCGCTGGGTGGCGAAGAGGGTGCGGGAAGCGGGGAAGACCGCCGAACCGGCGGCGTTGCGGCGGCTGGTGGTTTCTTCGACGGGGGGGCTCGCCGGGTTGGAGCAGGATCTCAACAAGGTTCTCTGTTACGTCGGGGACCGGCGGGGGATCGTCGAGGACGATGTGGCGGCCCTTGTGATCCCGCCCGCCGAGGAGACGGTCTTCGCCGTTATTGACGCCATCGGAGAAAAAAGGGCCCGGCCGGCCCTGGAAGGCCTGGCGACGCTTCTGCGGGCCGGGGATGAGCCCCTGCGTATCCTGGGCATGCTGGCGCGCCAGTTCCGGATCATCCTGGCCGCCGGGGATCTGGCACGGCGGGGTATGGCCGCGCCGGCCATCGCCCGGGAACTGGGGCTCAAGACCTTTGTCGTCCGCCGCGCCCTGGAACAGGGAAGGGCGATCCCTCCCCGCCGGGCGGTCGAGGCCCTGGCGGGGATCCGGGACATCGACCTGGCGGTCAAGACCGGGCAGCGGGACTTTTATCCGGCCGCGGCCGATCTCATTCTACATATCTGCAGCGGGAAATAA
- a CDS encoding glycine betaine ABC transporter substrate-binding protein, whose product MKKRLWRRIALVVALAFAVVAVGGCGGGTQDAAKGGKVTVGSKNFTENIVMGEMLAQLIEAKTDLQVERKLNLGGTLVCWEALKKGDLDLYPDYTGTGLMAILKHDVMYDPDEVYNLVQKEYNEKYKIKWMQPLGFNNTYATAVKQELAQEYNLEKTSDLVPYAKDLVFGAEQEFLNRKDGYPGYTEAYGLKFKDVKGMETALKYQAIGEGKVDVIDAFSTDGELISYKLKILEDDKGFFPPYYCVPIVRMDTLEKYPELEEVLNTVAGQISDEDMQQLNYQVKEQGKKPAEVVEAFLKERGVI is encoded by the coding sequence GTGAAAAAGAGGTTGTGGCGGAGGATTGCCCTGGTTGTGGCCCTGGCCTTTGCCGTGGTGGCCGTCGGCGGCTGTGGCGGTGGGACACAGGATGCCGCCAAGGGCGGGAAGGTGACGGTCGGCTCGAAGAACTTTACCGAGAACATCGTCATGGGCGAGATGCTGGCGCAGTTGATCGAGGCCAAGACCGACCTTCAGGTCGAGCGGAAGTTGAATCTGGGCGGCACCCTGGTGTGCTGGGAGGCGCTGAAGAAGGGCGACCTGGATCTTTACCCGGACTATACGGGGACCGGCCTGATGGCCATCCTCAAGCATGACGTAATGTACGACCCTGACGAGGTGTACAACCTGGTCCAGAAGGAGTACAACGAGAAGTACAAGATTAAGTGGATGCAACCGCTGGGCTTCAACAATACCTATGCCACCGCGGTAAAACAGGAACTGGCGCAGGAGTATAACCTGGAAAAGACCTCGGACCTGGTGCCCTACGCGAAGGACCTCGTCTTCGGGGCCGAGCAGGAATTTCTCAACCGTAAGGACGGGTACCCGGGCTACACCGAGGCCTACGGGCTGAAGTTCAAGGACGTTAAAGGAATGGAGACCGCCCTGAAGTACCAGGCCATCGGCGAGGGCAAGGTCGACGTCATTGACGCCTTCTCCACCGACGGGGAACTGATCAGTTACAAGCTAAAAATCCTGGAGGACGATAAGGGCTTTTTCCCGCCGTACTACTGCGTGCCCATCGTACGCATGGACACCCTGGAGAAATACCCCGAGCTTGAGGAAGTCCTTAATACCGTCGCCGGGCAGATTTCGGACGAGGACATGCAGCAGCTGAACTACCAGGTGAAGGAGCAGGGCAAGAAGCCCGCCGAGGTCGTCGAGGCCTTCCTGAAGGAGCGGGGCGTTATCTAA
- a CDS encoding ABC transporter permease, producing MDNILLLTIEHLELSAVGVLLAMAVGIPLGIIITRYRLAAGITMAVTDILQTVPALAMLALLMMVFGLGDTTLVISLVLYSLLPIVRNTYAGILGIDKGLVEAGRGMGMTRLQLLRLVQLPIALPVILAGIRVALVTAIGIATIGVLIGAGGLGSPIWRGIQQTDAVLILSGAVPAALLAIVCDVGLERLERAMTPRGLRATAHR from the coding sequence TTGGACAACATTCTTCTCCTTACAATTGAACACCTGGAGCTTTCGGCCGTCGGCGTATTGCTGGCGATGGCGGTGGGTATCCCGCTGGGGATCATCATTACCCGTTACCGCCTGGCCGCCGGCATTACCATGGCCGTGACCGACATACTGCAAACCGTACCTGCGCTTGCCATGCTGGCCCTCTTAATGATGGTCTTCGGCCTGGGGGACACCACCCTGGTGATCTCTCTGGTCTTGTATTCGCTGCTGCCCATCGTCCGTAACACTTATGCCGGGATCCTCGGTATCGATAAAGGTCTGGTTGAGGCCGGACGGGGGATGGGCATGACCAGGTTACAGTTGCTGCGCCTGGTCCAGCTGCCCATCGCCCTGCCCGTAATCCTGGCGGGGATCAGGGTCGCCCTGGTCACCGCCATCGGGATCGCCACCATCGGCGTTCTGATCGGCGCCGGTGGGCTCGGCTCCCCTATCTGGCGCGGCATCCAGCAGACAGATGCGGTCCTGATCCTTTCGGGTGCCGTGCCGGCGGCGCTCCTGGCAATCGTCTGCGATGTCGGACTGGAACGGTTGGAGCGGGCCATGACTCCGCGGGGACTGCGCGCTACGGCTCATCGGTAG
- a CDS encoding ABC transporter permease, which yields MSDFVSFLQYNSDAVITATLQHVYLSFGAVFAGASLAIPLGIWLTGREKAAQACLSVTGTIQTIPSLALFGFALPILGIGFFPAMVVLFLYSLLPILRNTYTSLKGVSPALIEAGKGMGMSNCQLLVMVKLPLALPVIMTGIRISSIYIISWATFAAFIGAGGLGDLIVTGIQTMDLYFILAGAIPTALLALVTGWVLGLLERAVTPRGLRIYGVERE from the coding sequence GTGAGTGATTTCGTTTCTTTCCTCCAGTACAATTCCGACGCCGTCATCACGGCGACCTTGCAGCACGTCTATCTTTCATTCGGTGCGGTGTTCGCGGGGGCTTCACTGGCCATCCCGCTCGGCATCTGGCTGACGGGCAGGGAAAAGGCGGCACAAGCCTGTCTGTCGGTTACCGGCACCATCCAGACCATTCCCAGTCTGGCCCTCTTCGGCTTTGCCCTGCCCATCCTGGGCATCGGCTTTTTCCCGGCTATGGTTGTGCTGTTTCTGTACTCCCTGCTCCCGATCCTCAGGAATACTTACACCAGCCTCAAGGGTGTCAGCCCGGCTCTCATCGAGGCCGGGAAGGGAATGGGGATGAGCAACTGCCAGCTGTTGGTAATGGTCAAACTCCCGTTGGCACTTCCGGTGATAATGACCGGTATCCGCATTTCCTCCATCTACATCATCAGCTGGGCGACGTTTGCGGCCTTCATCGGGGCCGGGGGCCTTGGAGACCTGATCGTCACCGGGATCCAGACGATGGACCTGTACTTTATCCTCGCAGGGGCGATCCCCACCGCCCTGCTGGCCCTGGTCACCGGCTGGGTCCTCGGCCTGCTGGAGCGTGCGGTAACGCCCCGCGGGTTAAGGATTTACGGCGTCGAAAGGGAGTGA
- a CDS encoding ABC transporter ATP-binding protein: MVVFENVSKVYGRHAAVDNLNLKIAGGEFLVLIGPSGCGKTTTLKMVNRLIEPTSGAIYVRGKNVQEMNGVLLRREIGYVIQQIGLFPNMTIAQNVDLVLRLLGRDKERRDRRVRELLELVGMDYEVYAHRYPTELSGGQQQRIGVLRALAAEPPLILMDEPFGALDPITRETLQDELKNLQSKLQKTIIFVTHDIDEALKLADRIVLMRDGRIVQAASPEELLRKPADDFVASFIGKDRLMSQGLQTVDQVMVAKPVTVAPHLGLAEGLALMKRKKVDTVLVTDDRGHLVGSVSVEQLDREHRRATTVGDLAERGMPTISRDASAKEAFDKMVEEKLKYLPVVDRDGALVGLVTRTSMVNALASLVWGDDGE, translated from the coding sequence ATGGTTGTTTTCGAGAATGTGTCCAAGGTGTACGGCCGGCACGCTGCGGTCGACAACCTGAACCTCAAGATCGCCGGGGGTGAGTTCCTGGTTCTGATCGGCCCCAGCGGCTGCGGCAAGACCACCACCTTAAAGATGGTCAACAGGCTGATCGAGCCCACGAGCGGCGCCATATACGTGCGGGGCAAGAACGTGCAAGAAATGAACGGCGTTTTGCTTCGCCGGGAGATCGGCTACGTCATTCAGCAGATCGGTCTTTTCCCCAACATGACCATCGCCCAGAATGTCGACCTTGTGCTCCGGCTGCTCGGACGGGACAAGGAGCGGCGGGACCGGCGCGTGCGAGAGTTGCTGGAACTGGTGGGCATGGATTACGAGGTCTACGCCCACCGTTATCCCACTGAGTTGAGCGGTGGACAGCAGCAGCGCATAGGCGTCCTGCGCGCCCTGGCGGCCGAGCCCCCGCTGATCCTGATGGACGAGCCCTTCGGCGCTCTGGACCCCATCACCCGCGAGACGCTCCAGGACGAACTGAAAAACCTGCAAAGCAAGCTGCAAAAGACGATCATCTTCGTCACTCACGATATCGATGAGGCCCTCAAGTTGGCGGACCGTATCGTCCTGATGAGGGACGGGCGGATCGTCCAGGCGGCGTCGCCGGAAGAGCTTCTGCGCAAACCGGCCGATGACTTCGTGGCCTCCTTTATCGGCAAGGACCGCCTTATGAGTCAGGGTCTGCAGACCGTGGACCAGGTGATGGTGGCCAAACCCGTAACGGTCGCGCCGCATCTCGGACTGGCCGAAGGCCTGGCCCTTATGAAGCGCAAGAAGGTGGACACGGTGCTGGTCACCGACGACCGGGGACACCTGGTCGGCAGCGTAAGCGTGGAACAGCTCGACCGGGAGCACCGGCGGGCCACGACCGTTGGGGATCTTGCCGAGCGCGGGATGCCGACGATCAGCCGGGATGCCTCTGCCAAGGAGGCCTTCGACAAGATGGTCGAGGAGAAGCTTAAGTACCTCCCGGTGGTGGACCGGGACGGCGCCTTGGTGGGGTTGGTGACGCGGACCAGCATGGTGAATGCCCTGGCGTCCCTGGTCTGGGGTGATGACGGTGAGTGA
- a CDS encoding S-layer homology domain-containing protein, which translates to MRRLSIILAAVVMGLLAGAGLAWGAEEPAVVSQGAVVAAGEAGKAPGATLTEAEAMALAKKVFPQLEGLELRAEFEENAYEARRVWNIRTEPEHFRPGPWAERVWIAIDADTGTILHSDIIIPPGEPVPGRVLTREEARAAAEAFIAKMVPAEARAHLRWDDGYTGYQPKGTLSLVYSFHWNRMANGIPVSGDGVTAQVDAVTGEVVGYNLSWHPEIGLPDPNGVMPPAEITQRVLDELGLVPQYVIGEPSATALPEVRLVYQLNSLLPFFDARTGQALGYEGQAVPLENARLFDRAFSPAQEAPGAAPPAGRITPEEGLAAATAFFRALGYEGRVERSGGGSSGGPGYRIETWGYAVVPEGQDRRGMEPTVQLDTRNGGIVSFFSEERGVSAVPGKVNLTYRQAYDRALAFLRQVEPDLADSLVRQQNSRQEPEGDRYAFRFSRLVNGIPFPYRGIMVTISAADGRVLDYHNNLYPHLPVPPVTGMIDPARATEIFKARVAPQLIYYFTRERDGRPTGKAALVYHFPDLGRGIDAHTGAIVAERQGPNGRLAAYAARIGNHWARAPLLLLAENGFLPDPEKFDPNRTISRREGVRLLAAAATRYWDYPEGPVKPPFTDLKAGDPDLVYFDRAVQMGLFAGGGAFNPQGTLTREQFAAWLVNALGCKEVARIRGRIESPFKDAKSVTPGLANYVALAGQLGLMGGDAGGNFRPQAGLTWGEAAAVVTKAVPRLQNNPLLYRW; encoded by the coding sequence TTGCGGAGGTTATCGATCATCCTCGCGGCGGTTGTGATGGGTCTTTTGGCCGGAGCCGGACTGGCCTGGGGGGCCGAGGAGCCGGCGGTCGTCAGCCAGGGAGCGGTGGTGGCGGCCGGGGAGGCCGGAAAGGCGCCAGGGGCCACCCTCACCGAGGCCGAGGCCATGGCCCTGGCGAAGAAGGTCTTCCCGCAACTGGAGGGCCTGGAGTTGCGTGCGGAATTCGAGGAGAACGCCTATGAGGCCCGGCGTGTCTGGAATATCCGCACGGAGCCGGAGCATTTCCGGCCGGGCCCATGGGCGGAGCGGGTCTGGATCGCCATTGACGCCGATACCGGAACGATTCTGCATTCCGACATCATCATCCCGCCCGGGGAGCCGGTTCCGGGGCGCGTCCTGACCCGCGAGGAGGCCCGGGCCGCCGCCGAGGCCTTCATCGCCAAGATGGTTCCGGCCGAGGCGCGGGCGCACCTGCGTTGGGATGACGGCTACACCGGCTACCAGCCGAAAGGGACGCTCAGCCTGGTGTACAGCTTCCACTGGAACCGCATGGCCAACGGGATCCCGGTCTCCGGGGACGGGGTCACTGCGCAGGTGGACGCCGTTACCGGCGAGGTGGTCGGCTACAACTTGAGCTGGCACCCCGAGATCGGCCTCCCCGACCCGAACGGCGTAATGCCCCCGGCCGAGATTACGCAACGCGTCCTGGACGAGCTGGGCCTCGTACCGCAGTACGTGATAGGGGAGCCGTCCGCGACCGCGCTGCCGGAGGTAAGGCTGGTCTATCAGCTCAACAGCCTGCTGCCGTTCTTCGACGCGCGCACCGGCCAGGCCCTGGGTTACGAGGGACAGGCCGTTCCGCTGGAGAACGCGCGGCTCTTCGACCGCGCCTTCAGCCCGGCGCAGGAGGCGCCCGGGGCCGCGCCCCCGGCAGGCCGGATCACGCCGGAGGAGGGCCTGGCGGCCGCCACCGCCTTCTTCCGCGCTCTGGGCTACGAAGGCCGCGTGGAGCGTTCCGGAGGCGGCTCCAGCGGCGGCCCGGGGTACCGCATAGAGACCTGGGGCTATGCCGTCGTCCCGGAGGGCCAGGACCGGCGGGGCATGGAGCCGACCGTGCAGCTCGATACCCGTAACGGCGGCATAGTCAGCTTTTTCAGTGAAGAACGCGGGGTATCCGCCGTGCCCGGTAAGGTGAATCTGACTTACCGGCAGGCATACGACAGGGCCCTGGCCTTCCTGCGACAGGTTGAGCCCGATCTGGCGGACAGCCTGGTCCGCCAGCAGAACTCCCGGCAGGAGCCTGAAGGCGACCGCTACGCGTTCAGATTCTCACGGCTCGTCAACGGCATCCCCTTCCCGTACAGGGGCATTATGGTGACCATCAGCGCTGCCGACGGACGGGTGCTCGACTACCATAACAATCTTTACCCCCACCTGCCCGTCCCGCCGGTCACGGGGATGATCGACCCCGCCCGGGCGACGGAAATCTTCAAGGCCCGCGTCGCACCGCAATTGATCTATTACTTCACCAGGGAACGGGACGGCCGCCCGACCGGCAAGGCGGCGCTTGTCTACCACTTCCCGGACCTGGGCCGGGGCATCGACGCCCACACCGGAGCCATCGTTGCCGAGCGGCAAGGCCCCAACGGCCGCCTCGCCGCTTACGCCGCACGGATCGGCAATCACTGGGCGCGCGCCCCGCTGCTCCTCCTGGCCGAAAACGGTTTCCTGCCGGACCCGGAAAAGTTCGACCCCAACCGGACCATCAGCCGGCGCGAAGGAGTACGACTGCTGGCGGCCGCCGCCACGCGCTACTGGGATTACCCCGAGGGGCCGGTGAAGCCGCCGTTCACCGACCTCAAGGCCGGTGACCCGGACCTCGTTTACTTCGACCGCGCCGTGCAGATGGGCCTGTTTGCCGGCGGTGGGGCCTTCAACCCCCAAGGCACGCTGACCCGCGAGCAGTTCGCGGCCTGGCTCGTCAACGCCCTGGGCTGCAAGGAAGTGGCCCGGATCCGCGGCCGCATCGAGAGCCCCTTCAAGGATGCGAAGAGTGTCACCCCCGGCCTGGCGAACTACGTCGCCCTGGCCGGGCAGCTCGGCCTGATGGGCGGTGACGCCGGGGGGAACTTCCGGCCGCAAGCCGGGCTGACCTGGGGCGAGGCGGCGGCGGTCGTTACCAAGGCCGTCCCGCGGCTGCAAAACAATCCGCTGCTTTATCGCTGGTAA